One genomic region from Phycodurus eques isolate BA_2022a chromosome 16, UOR_Pequ_1.1, whole genome shotgun sequence encodes:
- the rapgefl1 gene encoding rap guanine nucleotide exchange factor-like 1 isoform X3, with protein MPAGMKPLEKFLKKQTSALSRAGGGGPGGPGGGPGAADKAGGGSAAASRRRASLSRVVPFFREPSPEGGQARDVFSPDSEDAPPWPPAAASLNGSACGEARSPSLSSDEQSSDASSAAESAGVHADTPENLMLAVLDSVAGKRYVNCAETLLDDFMLTHPIFLTADTFQRVLLQRFRLLAGDGPGEAEEGPGGEGEEPGEGRRGRPHAELVRDGVRGKRAVLSVAFRYLETYRELLQEEGDKFPKELYVCALRELSRHPGLVDDVVKLERWTQMLHCPVDEEKESRRKQVRPLFRHFRRIDACLQPREAFRGSDEIFCRVYTPDHSYVTIRSRLSCRVGDILALVREKLQYSDERPLAPGKLLLVAVTSAGEKAAFRPSDEAVFTTLGVNTHLFTCQPDELDSLLPLPEEIHWTPGDSKLHDMSAEEVANQLVAFDWELFGCVHEVEFVCYVFHGERSRWRPLNLELVLQRCSEVQHWVATETLQCHSLPKRVQLLRKFIKIAALCKRQQDLLSFLAVLLGLDNPALGRLRLTWEGLPGKFRKQFQQFESIADPSRNHKSYRDLITGLTPPLIPFTPLLLKDLTFLHESCKTFHGQLVNFDKMHKVADMVRSIRRYRSGQLVVDTETSPSHLQTKAYVRQLHVIDNQNLLFDLSCKLEPRDGRHGANVYRSEAGRRPARFVRRHHQALRAERLQAGGRQVDAGT; from the exons ATGCCGGCGGGGATGAAGCCGCTCGAGAAGTTCCTCAAGAAGCAGACGAGCGCGCTCAGCCGAGCCGGAGGAGGAGGACCGGGAGGACCGGGGGGAGGACCGGGAGCAGCGGACAAGGCCGGCGGGGGGAGCGCGGCGGCGTCGCGGCGGAGGGCCAGCCTGTCCCGCGTCGTCCCCTTCTTCAGGGAGCCCTCCCCGGAGGGGGGGCAGGCCCGCGACGTCTTCAG CCCCGACAGCGAGGACGCCCCCCCCTGGCCGCCGGCCGCCGCGTCGCTCAACGGCTCGGCCTGCGGCGAGGCGCGCAGTCCGTCCTTGTCCAGCGACGAGCAGAGTTCCGACGCCAGCTCGGCGGCGGAGAGCGCCGGCGTTCACGCCGACACGCCGGAAAACCTGATGCTCGCCGTGCTGGACAGCGTGGCGGGAAAACGCTACGTCAACTGCGCAG AAACATTGCTGGATGACTTCATGTTGACTCATCCCATCTTCCTGACGGCCGACACCTTCCAGCGAGTTCTCCTGCAGCG GTTCCGTCTGCTTGCGGGGGACGGGCCGGGCGAGGCGGAGGAGGGGCCGGGCGGGGAGGGGGAGGAGCCGGGAGAGGGAAGGCGGGGCCGGCCGCACGCGGAGCTGGTGCGGGACGGCGTCCGCGGGAAGCGCGCCGTGCTCAGCGTGGCCTTTCGCTACCTGGAGACGTACCGGGAACTGCTGCAGGAGGAGGGAGACAAATTCCCCAAG GAGTTGTACGTGTGCGCGCTTCGGGAGCTGAGTCGACATCCCGGCCTGGTCGACGACGTCGTCAAACTGGAACGCTGGACCCAAATGTTACACTGCCc tgTCGACGAGGAGAAGGAGAGCCGCAGGAAGCAGGTGCGACCGCTCTTCCGCCATTTCCGGCGTATCGACGCCTGCCTGCAGCCCAGGGAGGCGTTCAGGGGCTCCGACGAGA TTTTCTGCAGGGTGTACACGCCCGACCACTCGTACGTGACCATCCGCAGCCGGCTGTCGTGCCGCGTGGGCGACATCCTGGCGCTGGTGCGGGAGAAGCTGCAGTACAGCGACGAGCGGCCGCTGGCGCCCGGGAAGCTCCTCCTGGTCGCCGTCACGTCCGCCGGAG AGAAGGCGGCGTTCCGGCCCAGCGACGAGGCCGTCTTCACCACGCTGGGCGTCAACACGCACCTCTTCACCTGCCAACCCGACGAGCTCGACTCCCTG CTCCCTCTTCCCGAGGAGATCCACTGGACGCCCGGAGACAGCAAACTTCACGACATGTCGGCCGAGGAAGTGGCCAACCAGCTGGTGGCCTTCGACTGGGAGCTCTTCGGCTGCGTGCACGAG GTGGAGTTTGTGTGTTACGTGTTCCACGGCGAGCGGTCCCGCTGGCGCCCCCTCAACCTGGAGCTGGTACTGCAGCGCTGCAGCGAGGTGCAGCACTGGGTCGCCACGGAGACGTTGCAGTGCCACTCGCTGCCCAAACGGGTTCAGCTGCTCAGAAAGTTCATCAAGATCGCGGcgct CTGCAAGCGACAGCAGGACCTTCTGTCCTTCCTGGCTGTGCTCCTGGGCTTGGACAACCCGGCACTCGGCAGACTGAGGCTCACCTGGGAG GGTCTTCCAGGGAAATTCCGGAAACAGTTTCAACAGTTTGAGAGCATCGCt GATCCTTCTCGAAACCACAAGTCGTACAGAGACCTGATCACCGGTCTCACGCCGCCACTCATCCCCTTCACGCCGCTGCTGCTCAAag ATTTGACTTTTCTTCACGAAAGTTGCAAAACTTTTCATGGTCAACTCGTCAACTTTGACAAGATG CACAAAGTGGCCGACATGGTGCGAAGCATCCGCAGATACCGCAGTGGACAGCTGG TCGTGGATACGGAGACGTCGCCGTCCCATCTGCAGACCAAAGCGTACGTGAGGCAGCTGCACGTCATCGACAACCAGAACCTGCTCTTTGACCTTTCCTGCAAACTGGAACCCCGAGACGG cagaCACGGAGCGAACGTTTATCGCAGTGAAGCCGGACGGCGTCCAGCGAGGTTTGTGCGGCGACATCATCAAGCGCTTCGAGCGGAGAGGCTTCAGGCTGGTGGCCGCCAAGTTGATGCAG gaACGTGA
- the rapgefl1 gene encoding rap guanine nucleotide exchange factor-like 1 isoform X4, which produces MPAGMKPLEKFLKKQTSALSRAGGGGPGGPGGGPGAADKAGGGSAAASRRRASLSRVVPFFREPSPEGGQARDVFSPDSEDAPPWPPAAASLNGSACGEARSPSLSSDEQSSDASSAAESAGVHADTPENLMLAVLDSVAGKRYVNCAETLLDDFMLTHPIFLTADTFQRVLLQRFRLLAGDGPGEAEEGPGGEGEEPGEGRRGRPHAELVRDGVRGKRAVLSVAFRYLETYRELLQEEGDKFPKELYVCALRELSRHPGLVDDVVKLERWTQMLHCPVDEEKESRRKQVRPLFRHFRRIDACLQPREAFRGSDEIFCRVYTPDHSYVTIRSRLSCRVGDILALVREKLQYSDERPLAPGKLLLVAVTSAGEKAAFRPSDEAVFTTLGVNTHLFTCQPDELDSLLPLPEEIHWTPGDSKLHDMSAEEVANQLVAFDWELFGCVHEVEFVCYVFHGERSRWRPLNLELVLQRCSEVQHWVATETLQCHSLPKRVQLLRKFIKIAALCKRQQDLLSFLAVLLGLDNPALGRLRLTWEGLPGKFRKQFQQFESIADPSRNHKSYRDLITGLTPPLIPFTPLLLKDLTFLHESCKTFHGQLVNFDKMHKVADMVRSIRRYRSGQLVVDTETSPSHLQTKAYVRQLHVIDNQNLLFDLSCKLEPRDGHGANVYRSEAGRRPARFVRRHHQALRAERLQAGGRQVDAGT; this is translated from the exons ATGCCGGCGGGGATGAAGCCGCTCGAGAAGTTCCTCAAGAAGCAGACGAGCGCGCTCAGCCGAGCCGGAGGAGGAGGACCGGGAGGACCGGGGGGAGGACCGGGAGCAGCGGACAAGGCCGGCGGGGGGAGCGCGGCGGCGTCGCGGCGGAGGGCCAGCCTGTCCCGCGTCGTCCCCTTCTTCAGGGAGCCCTCCCCGGAGGGGGGGCAGGCCCGCGACGTCTTCAG CCCCGACAGCGAGGACGCCCCCCCCTGGCCGCCGGCCGCCGCGTCGCTCAACGGCTCGGCCTGCGGCGAGGCGCGCAGTCCGTCCTTGTCCAGCGACGAGCAGAGTTCCGACGCCAGCTCGGCGGCGGAGAGCGCCGGCGTTCACGCCGACACGCCGGAAAACCTGATGCTCGCCGTGCTGGACAGCGTGGCGGGAAAACGCTACGTCAACTGCGCAG AAACATTGCTGGATGACTTCATGTTGACTCATCCCATCTTCCTGACGGCCGACACCTTCCAGCGAGTTCTCCTGCAGCG GTTCCGTCTGCTTGCGGGGGACGGGCCGGGCGAGGCGGAGGAGGGGCCGGGCGGGGAGGGGGAGGAGCCGGGAGAGGGAAGGCGGGGCCGGCCGCACGCGGAGCTGGTGCGGGACGGCGTCCGCGGGAAGCGCGCCGTGCTCAGCGTGGCCTTTCGCTACCTGGAGACGTACCGGGAACTGCTGCAGGAGGAGGGAGACAAATTCCCCAAG GAGTTGTACGTGTGCGCGCTTCGGGAGCTGAGTCGACATCCCGGCCTGGTCGACGACGTCGTCAAACTGGAACGCTGGACCCAAATGTTACACTGCCc tgTCGACGAGGAGAAGGAGAGCCGCAGGAAGCAGGTGCGACCGCTCTTCCGCCATTTCCGGCGTATCGACGCCTGCCTGCAGCCCAGGGAGGCGTTCAGGGGCTCCGACGAGA TTTTCTGCAGGGTGTACACGCCCGACCACTCGTACGTGACCATCCGCAGCCGGCTGTCGTGCCGCGTGGGCGACATCCTGGCGCTGGTGCGGGAGAAGCTGCAGTACAGCGACGAGCGGCCGCTGGCGCCCGGGAAGCTCCTCCTGGTCGCCGTCACGTCCGCCGGAG AGAAGGCGGCGTTCCGGCCCAGCGACGAGGCCGTCTTCACCACGCTGGGCGTCAACACGCACCTCTTCACCTGCCAACCCGACGAGCTCGACTCCCTG CTCCCTCTTCCCGAGGAGATCCACTGGACGCCCGGAGACAGCAAACTTCACGACATGTCGGCCGAGGAAGTGGCCAACCAGCTGGTGGCCTTCGACTGGGAGCTCTTCGGCTGCGTGCACGAG GTGGAGTTTGTGTGTTACGTGTTCCACGGCGAGCGGTCCCGCTGGCGCCCCCTCAACCTGGAGCTGGTACTGCAGCGCTGCAGCGAGGTGCAGCACTGGGTCGCCACGGAGACGTTGCAGTGCCACTCGCTGCCCAAACGGGTTCAGCTGCTCAGAAAGTTCATCAAGATCGCGGcgct CTGCAAGCGACAGCAGGACCTTCTGTCCTTCCTGGCTGTGCTCCTGGGCTTGGACAACCCGGCACTCGGCAGACTGAGGCTCACCTGGGAG GGTCTTCCAGGGAAATTCCGGAAACAGTTTCAACAGTTTGAGAGCATCGCt GATCCTTCTCGAAACCACAAGTCGTACAGAGACCTGATCACCGGTCTCACGCCGCCACTCATCCCCTTCACGCCGCTGCTGCTCAAag ATTTGACTTTTCTTCACGAAAGTTGCAAAACTTTTCATGGTCAACTCGTCAACTTTGACAAGATG CACAAAGTGGCCGACATGGTGCGAAGCATCCGCAGATACCGCAGTGGACAGCTGG TCGTGGATACGGAGACGTCGCCGTCCCATCTGCAGACCAAAGCGTACGTGAGGCAGCTGCACGTCATCGACAACCAGAACCTGCTCTTTGACCTTTCCTGCAAACTGGAACCCCGAGACGG aCACGGAGCGAACGTTTATCGCAGTGAAGCCGGACGGCGTCCAGCGAGGTTTGTGCGGCGACATCATCAAGCGCTTCGAGCGGAGAGGCTTCAGGCTGGTGGCCGCCAAGTTGATGCAG gaACGTGA
- the rapgefl1 gene encoding rap guanine nucleotide exchange factor-like 1 isoform X2, with amino-acid sequence MPAGMKPLEKFLKKQTSALSRAGGGGPGGPGGGPGAADKAGGGSAAASRRRASLSRVVPFFREPSPEGGQARDVFSPDSEDAPPWPPAAASLNGSACGEARSPSLSSDEQSSDASSAAESAGVHADTPENLMLAVLDSVAGKRYVNCAETLLDDFMLTHPIFLTADTFQRVLLQRFRLLAGDGPGEAEEGPGGEGEEPGEGRRGRPHAELVRDGVRGKRAVLSVAFRYLETYRELLQEEGDKFPKELYVCALRELSRHPGLVDDVVKLERWTQMLHCPVDEEKESRRKQVRPLFRHFRRIDACLQPREAFRGSDEIFCRVYTPDHSYVTIRSRLSCRVGDILALVREKLQYSDERPLAPGKLLLVAVTSAGEKAAFRPSDEAVFTTLGVNTHLFTCQPDELDSLLPLPEEIHWTPGDSKLHDMSAEEVANQLVAFDWELFGCVHEVEFVCYVFHGERSRWRPLNLELVLQRCSEVQHWVATETLQCHSLPKRVQLLRKFIKIAALCKRQQDLLSFLAVLLGLDNPALGRLRLTWEGLPGKFRKQFQQFESIADPSRNHKSYRDLITGLTPPLIPFTPLLLKDLTFLHESCKTFHGQLVNFDKMHKVADMVRSIRRYRSGQLVVDTETSPSHLQTKAYVRQLHVIDNQNLLFDLSCKLEPRDGLGDYFYRRRHPIALIKLRRTFPRLRSRRVGAASRHRRSSGSLAPPPAAFKSFSRTPLVLAELSTAAGRKPTTSPETRSERLSQ; translated from the exons ATGCCGGCGGGGATGAAGCCGCTCGAGAAGTTCCTCAAGAAGCAGACGAGCGCGCTCAGCCGAGCCGGAGGAGGAGGACCGGGAGGACCGGGGGGAGGACCGGGAGCAGCGGACAAGGCCGGCGGGGGGAGCGCGGCGGCGTCGCGGCGGAGGGCCAGCCTGTCCCGCGTCGTCCCCTTCTTCAGGGAGCCCTCCCCGGAGGGGGGGCAGGCCCGCGACGTCTTCAG CCCCGACAGCGAGGACGCCCCCCCCTGGCCGCCGGCCGCCGCGTCGCTCAACGGCTCGGCCTGCGGCGAGGCGCGCAGTCCGTCCTTGTCCAGCGACGAGCAGAGTTCCGACGCCAGCTCGGCGGCGGAGAGCGCCGGCGTTCACGCCGACACGCCGGAAAACCTGATGCTCGCCGTGCTGGACAGCGTGGCGGGAAAACGCTACGTCAACTGCGCAG AAACATTGCTGGATGACTTCATGTTGACTCATCCCATCTTCCTGACGGCCGACACCTTCCAGCGAGTTCTCCTGCAGCG GTTCCGTCTGCTTGCGGGGGACGGGCCGGGCGAGGCGGAGGAGGGGCCGGGCGGGGAGGGGGAGGAGCCGGGAGAGGGAAGGCGGGGCCGGCCGCACGCGGAGCTGGTGCGGGACGGCGTCCGCGGGAAGCGCGCCGTGCTCAGCGTGGCCTTTCGCTACCTGGAGACGTACCGGGAACTGCTGCAGGAGGAGGGAGACAAATTCCCCAAG GAGTTGTACGTGTGCGCGCTTCGGGAGCTGAGTCGACATCCCGGCCTGGTCGACGACGTCGTCAAACTGGAACGCTGGACCCAAATGTTACACTGCCc tgTCGACGAGGAGAAGGAGAGCCGCAGGAAGCAGGTGCGACCGCTCTTCCGCCATTTCCGGCGTATCGACGCCTGCCTGCAGCCCAGGGAGGCGTTCAGGGGCTCCGACGAGA TTTTCTGCAGGGTGTACACGCCCGACCACTCGTACGTGACCATCCGCAGCCGGCTGTCGTGCCGCGTGGGCGACATCCTGGCGCTGGTGCGGGAGAAGCTGCAGTACAGCGACGAGCGGCCGCTGGCGCCCGGGAAGCTCCTCCTGGTCGCCGTCACGTCCGCCGGAG AGAAGGCGGCGTTCCGGCCCAGCGACGAGGCCGTCTTCACCACGCTGGGCGTCAACACGCACCTCTTCACCTGCCAACCCGACGAGCTCGACTCCCTG CTCCCTCTTCCCGAGGAGATCCACTGGACGCCCGGAGACAGCAAACTTCACGACATGTCGGCCGAGGAAGTGGCCAACCAGCTGGTGGCCTTCGACTGGGAGCTCTTCGGCTGCGTGCACGAG GTGGAGTTTGTGTGTTACGTGTTCCACGGCGAGCGGTCCCGCTGGCGCCCCCTCAACCTGGAGCTGGTACTGCAGCGCTGCAGCGAGGTGCAGCACTGGGTCGCCACGGAGACGTTGCAGTGCCACTCGCTGCCCAAACGGGTTCAGCTGCTCAGAAAGTTCATCAAGATCGCGGcgct CTGCAAGCGACAGCAGGACCTTCTGTCCTTCCTGGCTGTGCTCCTGGGCTTGGACAACCCGGCACTCGGCAGACTGAGGCTCACCTGGGAG GGTCTTCCAGGGAAATTCCGGAAACAGTTTCAACAGTTTGAGAGCATCGCt GATCCTTCTCGAAACCACAAGTCGTACAGAGACCTGATCACCGGTCTCACGCCGCCACTCATCCCCTTCACGCCGCTGCTGCTCAAag ATTTGACTTTTCTTCACGAAAGTTGCAAAACTTTTCATGGTCAACTCGTCAACTTTGACAAGATG CACAAAGTGGCCGACATGGTGCGAAGCATCCGCAGATACCGCAGTGGACAGCTGG TCGTGGATACGGAGACGTCGCCGTCCCATCTGCAGACCAAAGCGTACGTGAGGCAGCTGCACGTCATCGACAACCAGAACCTGCTCTTTGACCTTTCCTGCAAACTGGAACCCCGAGACGG GCTCGGAGATTATTTTTATCGTCGGCGTCACCCGATCGCGCTAATTAAGCTTCGCCGGACGTTTCCACGGCTACGATCGAGAAGAGTCGGCGCCGCTTCCCGTCATCGCCGGAGCTCGGGCTCACTGGCTCCGCCCCCCGCTGCCTTTAAAAGTTTTTCCCGCACGCCGCTCGTCCTCGCTGAGCTCTCGACCGCCGCCGGCCGCAAACCGACGACCTCCCCCGAG aCACGGAGCGAACGTTTATCGCAGTGA
- the rapgefl1 gene encoding rap guanine nucleotide exchange factor-like 1 isoform X1 — protein MPAGMKPLEKFLKKQTSALSRAGGGGPGGPGGGPGAADKAGGGSAAASRRRASLSRVVPFFREPSPEGGQARDVFSPDSEDAPPWPPAAASLNGSACGEARSPSLSSDEQSSDASSAAESAGVHADTPENLMLAVLDSVAGKRYVNCAETLLDDFMLTHPIFLTADTFQRVLLQRFRLLAGDGPGEAEEGPGGEGEEPGEGRRGRPHAELVRDGVRGKRAVLSVAFRYLETYRELLQEEGDKFPKELYVCALRELSRHPGLVDDVVKLERWTQMLHCPVDEEKESRRKQVRPLFRHFRRIDACLQPREAFRGSDEIFCRVYTPDHSYVTIRSRLSCRVGDILALVREKLQYSDERPLAPGKLLLVAVTSAGEKAAFRPSDEAVFTTLGVNTHLFTCQPDELDSLLPLPEEIHWTPGDSKLHDMSAEEVANQLVAFDWELFGCVHEVEFVCYVFHGERSRWRPLNLELVLQRCSEVQHWVATETLQCHSLPKRVQLLRKFIKIAALCKRQQDLLSFLAVLLGLDNPALGRLRLTWEGLPGKFRKQFQQFESIADPSRNHKSYRDLITGLTPPLIPFTPLLLKDLTFLHESCKTFHGQLVNFDKMHKVADMVRSIRRYRSGQLVVDTETSPSHLQTKAYVRQLHVIDNQNLLFDLSCKLEPRDGLGDYFYRRRHPIALIKLRRTFPRLRSRRVGAASRHRRSSGSLAPPPAAFKSFSRTPLVLAELSTAAGRKPTTSPEVTNAACLLLLFFSLLWFSRSEVDTMKKQKWNQTADVSHDVFSSSSLTAH, from the exons ATGCCGGCGGGGATGAAGCCGCTCGAGAAGTTCCTCAAGAAGCAGACGAGCGCGCTCAGCCGAGCCGGAGGAGGAGGACCGGGAGGACCGGGGGGAGGACCGGGAGCAGCGGACAAGGCCGGCGGGGGGAGCGCGGCGGCGTCGCGGCGGAGGGCCAGCCTGTCCCGCGTCGTCCCCTTCTTCAGGGAGCCCTCCCCGGAGGGGGGGCAGGCCCGCGACGTCTTCAG CCCCGACAGCGAGGACGCCCCCCCCTGGCCGCCGGCCGCCGCGTCGCTCAACGGCTCGGCCTGCGGCGAGGCGCGCAGTCCGTCCTTGTCCAGCGACGAGCAGAGTTCCGACGCCAGCTCGGCGGCGGAGAGCGCCGGCGTTCACGCCGACACGCCGGAAAACCTGATGCTCGCCGTGCTGGACAGCGTGGCGGGAAAACGCTACGTCAACTGCGCAG AAACATTGCTGGATGACTTCATGTTGACTCATCCCATCTTCCTGACGGCCGACACCTTCCAGCGAGTTCTCCTGCAGCG GTTCCGTCTGCTTGCGGGGGACGGGCCGGGCGAGGCGGAGGAGGGGCCGGGCGGGGAGGGGGAGGAGCCGGGAGAGGGAAGGCGGGGCCGGCCGCACGCGGAGCTGGTGCGGGACGGCGTCCGCGGGAAGCGCGCCGTGCTCAGCGTGGCCTTTCGCTACCTGGAGACGTACCGGGAACTGCTGCAGGAGGAGGGAGACAAATTCCCCAAG GAGTTGTACGTGTGCGCGCTTCGGGAGCTGAGTCGACATCCCGGCCTGGTCGACGACGTCGTCAAACTGGAACGCTGGACCCAAATGTTACACTGCCc tgTCGACGAGGAGAAGGAGAGCCGCAGGAAGCAGGTGCGACCGCTCTTCCGCCATTTCCGGCGTATCGACGCCTGCCTGCAGCCCAGGGAGGCGTTCAGGGGCTCCGACGAGA TTTTCTGCAGGGTGTACACGCCCGACCACTCGTACGTGACCATCCGCAGCCGGCTGTCGTGCCGCGTGGGCGACATCCTGGCGCTGGTGCGGGAGAAGCTGCAGTACAGCGACGAGCGGCCGCTGGCGCCCGGGAAGCTCCTCCTGGTCGCCGTCACGTCCGCCGGAG AGAAGGCGGCGTTCCGGCCCAGCGACGAGGCCGTCTTCACCACGCTGGGCGTCAACACGCACCTCTTCACCTGCCAACCCGACGAGCTCGACTCCCTG CTCCCTCTTCCCGAGGAGATCCACTGGACGCCCGGAGACAGCAAACTTCACGACATGTCGGCCGAGGAAGTGGCCAACCAGCTGGTGGCCTTCGACTGGGAGCTCTTCGGCTGCGTGCACGAG GTGGAGTTTGTGTGTTACGTGTTCCACGGCGAGCGGTCCCGCTGGCGCCCCCTCAACCTGGAGCTGGTACTGCAGCGCTGCAGCGAGGTGCAGCACTGGGTCGCCACGGAGACGTTGCAGTGCCACTCGCTGCCCAAACGGGTTCAGCTGCTCAGAAAGTTCATCAAGATCGCGGcgct CTGCAAGCGACAGCAGGACCTTCTGTCCTTCCTGGCTGTGCTCCTGGGCTTGGACAACCCGGCACTCGGCAGACTGAGGCTCACCTGGGAG GGTCTTCCAGGGAAATTCCGGAAACAGTTTCAACAGTTTGAGAGCATCGCt GATCCTTCTCGAAACCACAAGTCGTACAGAGACCTGATCACCGGTCTCACGCCGCCACTCATCCCCTTCACGCCGCTGCTGCTCAAag ATTTGACTTTTCTTCACGAAAGTTGCAAAACTTTTCATGGTCAACTCGTCAACTTTGACAAGATG CACAAAGTGGCCGACATGGTGCGAAGCATCCGCAGATACCGCAGTGGACAGCTGG TCGTGGATACGGAGACGTCGCCGTCCCATCTGCAGACCAAAGCGTACGTGAGGCAGCTGCACGTCATCGACAACCAGAACCTGCTCTTTGACCTTTCCTGCAAACTGGAACCCCGAGACGG GCTCGGAGATTATTTTTATCGTCGGCGTCACCCGATCGCGCTAATTAAGCTTCGCCGGACGTTTCCACGGCTACGATCGAGAAGAGTCGGCGCCGCTTCCCGTCATCGCCGGAGCTCGGGCTCACTGGCTCCGCCCCCCGCTGCCTTTAAAAGTTTTTCCCGCACGCCGCTCGTCCTCGCTGAGCTCTCGACCGCCGCCGGCCGCAAACCGACGACCTCCCCCGAGGTAACGAACGCCGcgtgcttgttgttgttgttcttttccttGCTTTGGTTTTCAAGGTCAGAGGTTGACACGATGAAAAAGCAAAAGTGGAATCAAACGGCTGATGTGTCACATGACGTTTTTTCATCCTCCTCGCTAACAGCGCACTGA
- the rapgefl1 gene encoding rap guanine nucleotide exchange factor-like 1 isoform X7, with protein MLTHPIFLTADTFQRVLLQRFRLLAGDGPGEAEEGPGGEGEEPGEGRRGRPHAELVRDGVRGKRAVLSVAFRYLETYRELLQEEGDKFPKELYVCALRELSRHPGLVDDVVKLERWTQMLHCPVDEEKESRRKQVRPLFRHFRRIDACLQPREAFRGSDEIFCRVYTPDHSYVTIRSRLSCRVGDILALVREKLQYSDERPLAPGKLLLVAVTSAGEKAAFRPSDEAVFTTLGVNTHLFTCQPDELDSLLPLPEEIHWTPGDSKLHDMSAEEVANQLVAFDWELFGCVHEVEFVCYVFHGERSRWRPLNLELVLQRCSEVQHWVATETLQCHSLPKRVQLLRKFIKIAALCKRQQDLLSFLAVLLGLDNPALGRLRLTWEGLPGKFRKQFQQFESIADPSRNHKSYRDLITGLTPPLIPFTPLLLKDLTFLHESCKTFHGQLVNFDKMHKVADMVRSIRRYRSGQLVVDTETSPSHLQTKAYVRQLHVIDNQNLLFDLSCKLEPRDGLGDYFYRRRHPIALIKLRRTFPRLRSRRVGAASRHRRSSGSLAPPPAAFKSFSRTPLVLAELSTAAGRKPTTSPEVTNAACLLLLFFSLLWFSRSEVDTMKKQKWNQTADVSHDVFSSSSLTAH; from the exons ATGTTGACTCATCCCATCTTCCTGACGGCCGACACCTTCCAGCGAGTTCTCCTGCAGCG GTTCCGTCTGCTTGCGGGGGACGGGCCGGGCGAGGCGGAGGAGGGGCCGGGCGGGGAGGGGGAGGAGCCGGGAGAGGGAAGGCGGGGCCGGCCGCACGCGGAGCTGGTGCGGGACGGCGTCCGCGGGAAGCGCGCCGTGCTCAGCGTGGCCTTTCGCTACCTGGAGACGTACCGGGAACTGCTGCAGGAGGAGGGAGACAAATTCCCCAAG GAGTTGTACGTGTGCGCGCTTCGGGAGCTGAGTCGACATCCCGGCCTGGTCGACGACGTCGTCAAACTGGAACGCTGGACCCAAATGTTACACTGCCc tgTCGACGAGGAGAAGGAGAGCCGCAGGAAGCAGGTGCGACCGCTCTTCCGCCATTTCCGGCGTATCGACGCCTGCCTGCAGCCCAGGGAGGCGTTCAGGGGCTCCGACGAGA TTTTCTGCAGGGTGTACACGCCCGACCACTCGTACGTGACCATCCGCAGCCGGCTGTCGTGCCGCGTGGGCGACATCCTGGCGCTGGTGCGGGAGAAGCTGCAGTACAGCGACGAGCGGCCGCTGGCGCCCGGGAAGCTCCTCCTGGTCGCCGTCACGTCCGCCGGAG AGAAGGCGGCGTTCCGGCCCAGCGACGAGGCCGTCTTCACCACGCTGGGCGTCAACACGCACCTCTTCACCTGCCAACCCGACGAGCTCGACTCCCTG CTCCCTCTTCCCGAGGAGATCCACTGGACGCCCGGAGACAGCAAACTTCACGACATGTCGGCCGAGGAAGTGGCCAACCAGCTGGTGGCCTTCGACTGGGAGCTCTTCGGCTGCGTGCACGAG GTGGAGTTTGTGTGTTACGTGTTCCACGGCGAGCGGTCCCGCTGGCGCCCCCTCAACCTGGAGCTGGTACTGCAGCGCTGCAGCGAGGTGCAGCACTGGGTCGCCACGGAGACGTTGCAGTGCCACTCGCTGCCCAAACGGGTTCAGCTGCTCAGAAAGTTCATCAAGATCGCGGcgct CTGCAAGCGACAGCAGGACCTTCTGTCCTTCCTGGCTGTGCTCCTGGGCTTGGACAACCCGGCACTCGGCAGACTGAGGCTCACCTGGGAG GGTCTTCCAGGGAAATTCCGGAAACAGTTTCAACAGTTTGAGAGCATCGCt GATCCTTCTCGAAACCACAAGTCGTACAGAGACCTGATCACCGGTCTCACGCCGCCACTCATCCCCTTCACGCCGCTGCTGCTCAAag ATTTGACTTTTCTTCACGAAAGTTGCAAAACTTTTCATGGTCAACTCGTCAACTTTGACAAGATG CACAAAGTGGCCGACATGGTGCGAAGCATCCGCAGATACCGCAGTGGACAGCTGG TCGTGGATACGGAGACGTCGCCGTCCCATCTGCAGACCAAAGCGTACGTGAGGCAGCTGCACGTCATCGACAACCAGAACCTGCTCTTTGACCTTTCCTGCAAACTGGAACCCCGAGACGG GCTCGGAGATTATTTTTATCGTCGGCGTCACCCGATCGCGCTAATTAAGCTTCGCCGGACGTTTCCACGGCTACGATCGAGAAGAGTCGGCGCCGCTTCCCGTCATCGCCGGAGCTCGGGCTCACTGGCTCCGCCCCCCGCTGCCTTTAAAAGTTTTTCCCGCACGCCGCTCGTCCTCGCTGAGCTCTCGACCGCCGCCGGCCGCAAACCGACGACCTCCCCCGAGGTAACGAACGCCGcgtgcttgttgttgttgttcttttccttGCTTTGGTTTTCAAGGTCAGAGGTTGACACGATGAAAAAGCAAAAGTGGAATCAAACGGCTGATGTGTCACATGACGTTTTTTCATCCTCCTCGCTAACAGCGCACTGA